In Nicotiana tabacum cultivar K326 chromosome 11, ASM71507v2, whole genome shotgun sequence, a single window of DNA contains:
- the LOC107804907 gene encoding protein SRC2 homolog — protein MGSRYEVEVQITSANDLKNVTWRYGPLKPYAVVWVDPNAKCSTKVDDDGDTSPYWNEKLVVPLNSSIDDSTLYVDIVHANAVEDTKPLIGSAKLPLSKVIDDVGIGGELECTLQLKRPSGRPQGKVQVEVSVREPRYRAPDAYYAPPYGVPPPSQPYGRDYGAPYTAPPSGYPYSATTPPYGQPVYGEGSYGQPSGGYGYEEEKKKSKFGGMGTGLAVGAVAGVLGGVALVEGVDLLEDKIADDVAEKVEDDLADDDGDYGGDDF, from the coding sequence ATGGGATCACGATACGAAGTTGAAGTACAGATAACTTCAGCCAACGATTTGAAGAACGTCACCTGGCGTTATGGTCCCCTGAAGCCGTACGCAGTTGTTTGGGTTGATCCCAACGCTAAATGCTCTACTAAAGTCGACGATGACGGCGATACATCTCCTTACTGGAATGAAAAACTCGTCGTCCCGTTGAATTCTTCGATCGACGATTCCACCTTGTACGTCGACATCGTTCATGCGAACGCTGTCGAGGACACTAAGCCTCTCATCGGATCTGCTAAGCTTCCTCTTAGCAAAGTCATCGATGATGTTGGCATAGGTGGTGAGCTGGAGTGTACGCTCCAGCTCAAACGCCCTTCTGGTCGGCCTCAGGGAAAGGTACAAGTGGAGGTTAGCGTACGAGAGCCACGCTATCGTGCACCGGATGCGTATTATGCACCTCCGTACGGTGTCCCGCCCCCGTCGCAACCTTACGGCAGGGACTATGGTGCTCCGTACACTGCACCTCCGTCTGGTTATCCTTACAGCGCCACAACTCCTCCTTACGGGCAGCCGGTATATGGGGAGGGAAGCTACGGGCAGCCATCTGGCGGGTACGGTTACGAAGAGGAGAAAAAGAAGAGCAAGTTTGGGGGGATGGGGACAGGATTGGCTGTGGGTGCAGTAGCAGGGGTATTGGGTGGAGTGGCGTTGGTGGAAGGCGTCGACCTCTTGGAGGACAAAATCGCCGATGACGTGGCGGAGAAGGTGGAGGATGATCTCGCCGACGACGATGGTGACTACGGTGGAGATGACTTTTAG